The following proteins are encoded in a genomic region of Oceaniferula marina:
- a CDS encoding helix-turn-helix domain-containing protein: MKFQELHHDAATLQELGRRLARLRIDMNLTQADLARRAGVGKRTLERLEAGETTQTRTLFRIFRELDLFEKLELLLPEPGTRPLHAVKQRDNPPKRASKKKTNRTTMKNWKWGDEA, translated from the coding sequence ATGAAATTTCAAGAGTTACATCATGACGCTGCCACTCTGCAAGAGTTAGGGCGAAGGCTGGCCAGGCTCCGCATCGACATGAATTTGACTCAGGCAGATCTGGCCCGACGAGCGGGTGTGGGAAAACGAACCCTCGAGAGGCTTGAGGCTGGAGAGACAACCCAGACCCGCACCTTGTTCCGCATCTTTCGTGAACTCGACCTGTTCGAAAAGTTAGAGCTCTTACTTCCTGAACCCGGCACCCGCCCGCTGCACGCCGTCAAACAGCGAGACAATCCTCCGAAAAGAGCGTCGAAGAAAAAAACGAATCGTACCACAATGAAAAACTGGAAATGGGGAGATGAGGCATGA
- a CDS encoding type II toxin-antitoxin system HipA family toxin: MSTQAIVRLWGTDVGYLNLEENQEIADFEYDRDFLRSGIEIAPLSLPLASRVYRFPELPFGSFHGLPGLLADSLPDKFGNAIIDIWLATMGRKPETFNAVERLCYIGTRGMGALEFKPAKPLGRPSKTQIHVGRLVELASEILSHRSSLSTVFADRKKDQAVREILRVGTSAGGARAKALIAWNPQTNEVRSGQVTADPGYEYWLMKFDGVKSNRDKELADPEGFGAIEYAYYSMAKDAGISMTPCRLFEENGRRHFMTKRFDRTDKGAKLHMQSLAALAHFDFNMAGAYGYEQAIMAIQELKLGPDAIEQQFRRMVFNIVARNQDDHVKNIAFLMDRQGHWSLSPAFDVTYSYNPAGDWTSAHQMTLNQKRDNFAMRDFESCGQLARLKQGEAKSMLTDIQTVVSKWRDYADEAGVRPDQRDEIHGNLRLDSF, translated from the coding sequence ATGAGCACACAGGCAATCGTCAGACTTTGGGGGACGGACGTCGGCTACCTCAACCTTGAAGAAAATCAGGAAATTGCCGATTTTGAGTATGACCGCGACTTCCTCCGCAGCGGCATCGAAATCGCACCTCTTAGCCTCCCCTTAGCATCACGCGTCTACCGTTTTCCAGAACTTCCATTCGGGTCTTTTCATGGACTTCCAGGATTATTGGCAGACTCATTACCCGACAAATTCGGCAACGCTATCATTGATATCTGGTTGGCAACCATGGGTCGAAAACCGGAAACGTTCAACGCAGTGGAGCGACTATGCTACATCGGAACAAGAGGAATGGGAGCACTGGAATTCAAACCCGCAAAACCGCTGGGCAGACCGAGCAAAACACAAATCCATGTAGGCCGACTGGTTGAGCTCGCTTCAGAAATTCTATCCCACCGATCATCACTCTCTACCGTGTTTGCGGATCGCAAAAAAGACCAAGCTGTCCGAGAAATTCTACGTGTAGGCACATCAGCTGGCGGGGCAAGAGCCAAGGCCCTCATCGCCTGGAACCCACAAACCAACGAAGTGAGATCGGGACAAGTCACTGCCGATCCGGGCTATGAGTACTGGCTTATGAAGTTTGACGGAGTCAAAAGCAACCGCGATAAGGAACTGGCAGATCCGGAAGGCTTTGGAGCGATTGAATACGCTTACTACAGCATGGCAAAGGATGCCGGAATATCCATGACGCCTTGTCGGTTGTTTGAGGAAAACGGAAGACGCCACTTCATGACGAAGCGATTTGACCGGACAGACAAGGGGGCCAAGCTCCATATGCAATCATTGGCCGCACTTGCTCACTTCGACTTCAACATGGCTGGTGCTTATGGGTATGAGCAGGCAATAATGGCTATTCAGGAGCTCAAGCTAGGCCCCGATGCCATCGAACAACAATTTCGACGTATGGTCTTCAATATCGTAGCTAGAAATCAAGATGATCACGTCAAGAACATCGCTTTTCTCATGGACAGACAAGGCCATTGGTCTCTGTCTCCTGCATTCGATGTCACCTACAGCTATAACCCGGCAGGTGACTGGACATCGGCACATCAAATGACCCTGAACCAAAAACGAGACAACTTCGCAATGCGCGATTTTGAGTCTTGCGGTCAACTTGCCCGCCTGAAACAGGGAGAAGCAAAGTCCATGCTTACTGACATTCAGACAGTTGTATCTAAATGGCGAGACTATGCCGATGAAGCAGGGGTTCGCCCTGATCAACGCGATGAAATACACGGTAATCTACGCCTTGATTCATTCTGA